GCTACAGGTTGGACGCTTCCCGTTAAACCGTAAGGGTCAGAAACCCACATTCCAGGGCCAAATAACCCTGTGAGGTGAAAAGCACCAAAACCAAAACACAGAAGACCAGACAAAAATAGGTGGATGCCAAACATTTTTGGCAAGTCCAAAGCTGGTTCGCCTGTGCGTGGATCTCTAAAAAGTTCTAAATCCCAGTAAACCCAGTGCCAGCAGGCAGCTAGGAATAATAAACCCGAAAGCACAATATGTGCAGCCGCAACACCTTCAAATGACCAGAATCCTACATCGCCTGCGGCTTCACCAGTGACGCTCCAACCGCCCCAAGACTTGGTGACACCCAAACGTGCCATAAAGGGCAATACATACATCCCTTGTCGCCACATTGGGTTCAAAACGGGATCGCTAGGGTCAAATACAGCTAACTCGTACAGGGCCATTGATCCAGCCCAACCTGCCACTAGGGCAGTGTGCATCAGGTGTACAGCAATCAGCCGCCCTGGGTCATTCAGAACAACTGTGTGTACTCGATACCAGGGTAGTCCCATTGACTACGCTCCTCCTAAGAATAAAGTGTCTACTTCGACGTTTCTTTTTTTATGGGCTTGAGTTTACCATTGTCCATCTGCACTTTGCTCATAACTTCTAAACAAAGCAGGGTGGGCAATTGGACGGGGTGTCCATGAAAATGAAGATTATTTAAAGAAGTGTAACTATTGTTAGAGTCGAATGCAAGCAGGTTTGCGGTTTTTCGCAACTACTATCGGGTAGTTTTCTTCAACATTCTTAACATAAGTTTTTATTCGTTAACAAAGCGAGAATTAAATGCTTCTGCTGTTGCTAATAGCTCAATAACTTGTTCGGCGCTAATTAAGCGTTTAAGAACAACTTGACCAATTGTGTTAGTGGCGGAGCTATTTTGCTCTGTCGGATTTACTTCCAACATGATTATTTCTTCTTCTACTTGGTAAAGCCATAATTTTTCGTTTTGCTCTACAAAACAAATGTTTAGGCGTTTAATTTCCGGTTTGCGTCGCCAAGCGGTTTCATTCCACAAACCACCAAATTCCCAAACCCGCCCGACAGTCCATCCTTCTGCTAGAAAAAAATACTTCACTAAGATTTGGTTTTCAGAGGTACTTTTCCGAATTATCTTACCTCTGTTAAGCAATTTGCTCTTAGCTGATTAAAGTTAATTAGTTTTTTAGATCAAATTTATTTAAGTCAGGCTCTTTATACTGCTACGCAGATGTTGCCGATGTTGTTTGCCTGAGTGTATTACGTTGGCGATCGCATCTGGATAATTGGAAAACTGCTGTCTTTGCGCCTTGTACAGTTGTAAGTAGTCGGACAAAAGTAATCGACACTGTATTAAGTTTTATTGAGGCTGGAATGTAGTGCGATCGAGCAAGAAAAATTAGTACATATGTATTTGTACTGCATAGGGGTTAGCTGCAATTTTTTCAACTTTCCAGCCTATAGCTGAGAGCCTAATTATAGTAGAGCGCTCTTTTACTTTTTGAGAAACTGTCGCACAGTTAATTAATCCCAATAGTTTTCGGTCTTGGGTTTTAGTTAAAAATACTCTCAAAGGTGGTGATGGCATTAAATGATTGTGATTACCTCGCTTATTTAACTTTTATTTATTATCCAGCCTATCAGTTTTAAACTGGCAAAAAATTTCCCATAACTGCTTTTGAGTCCCAGATCGCTTATGTTAAAAAATGATGCAATTGGTGGTAAACCACTCCTACTACGTTGTTCGACAGTTTAGTTAGGTTTTTTCGCTCACTTTCATCCCATAATCCCCCTAAATAGTGTCTAAACCTTTTTTTTAGGCTTGATGGCTGGAAAACATCATCAAACCGACTGCACTATTTTTCAAAACATGGGGCATTGCGTCGGGTGTAGTTTCTTTCATAGGTATTTCGATGGCGTGAAATACTTAGCTGGTTTATAACTTATTTAGTTTTAATTCATTGTTTAAGCCCCGTTAAGAGTGATAAGAAGAAAAAGTTAGTGCAGAAAAGGTAACAGAAAGAAAGTGACAGGGCAAAAGATAAGATGCAGAGTTAATTTTATTGGAGAATTATTGACTTAATGAAACTGATATGAAGTTTAAAGACAGAGCAGAAGTATGTTCAAAGTTTTAATTCTCTATCAGAGTAAATCTAGGCGAGGATTAACACTTTGAATTTTGAGCAGTTTTTCGTATAGTTCTCGTTCCTGCTGACTGATATTTTTGGGAACTACAATTTCGATTTCTACCAACTGATCTCCTCGCCTACCATTGTCAGTGGGAAAGCCTTTACCAGAAAGACGCAATCTTTGACCAGATGCTACTCCAGGTGGAACAGTCATTTTTACAAGACCATCAAGAGTAGGCACTTCTATTTGTCCGCCTAAAACTGCCTCGCTTGGTGTAACAGGTAGATGACAATGAACGTCAAATTCTTCTAGCTTAAAGAATGAATGGGGAGCTAAGGTAATTTTTAAATACAAATCTCCACCAGCAATGCCTTGACCTTTTAATCTTACACGCTGACCACTGATCATTCCTGCTGGCATATCAACTTCAAGAGAGCGCCCGTCTTCTAAGCGAATTCGCTCTCTGCCTCCAAGATAAGCTTTTTCTAAGGGCAAGGTTAGTTGAGCTTCTACATTTTTAGGATTAGTGCTAGGGCTGACTGTATAAATTGTTTTTGTTGTACCAGGACGAAATTGATCGGATGAGTTAACTGATACACGAGAGCGTTCTGTCGCGGCTACTCCTACCTTGACTTCCCGCCTACGCCCTAGGAGTTGGTCAACAAAGCTGTTAAAGTCTTTAAACTGACCAAAATCAACGTCTTCAGAAAAACTACGGCTATTGCTAGATCGACTATTCCAAGATTTAAAACTTTCACTTCGTGCAGCTTTAGCTCGATTAAATCCTCTCTGATTCCAGAAGCGACTGAACTGATCGTACTGCGATCGCTTATTGGTATCAGAGAGAATTTCATATGCCTCACCAATATCCTTAAATTTTTCCTCTGCTGCTTTGTCCCCAGGATTTAAATCTGGGTGATACTGACGTGCTAACCGCCGATATACCTTTTTAATTTCTTCACTAGAAGCATCTCTAGCAACGCCTAGAATTTCGTAGTAGTTCCGAAAGTTTTGCATAGTTTAGTATGAAGTATGAAGTATAAAGTATGAATTCAGCCTTCATTCTTCTTATTTCAGGCCATCTTAGAGCCAGTCATCGTCATCATCATCCCAATCATCCTCCATTCTGGTTGTGCGCGTACTACGCGTGGTATAACCTCGATTTTCTTGACGAGATCGACCAGAACCAACGCTGCCAGCACGGTAATCCTCACTATCATTTGATGTACTACGTATACGCCCAGAATACGGTTGCTCGTAGTCACGTACCACGGGATCGCTTTCTCCTGTGAAAGTACGACGGATAGACCCAAAAAAGTCATCTTCATCTTCACTAGATAGTAAGCGTACCTCTCGGTTTAGTTCGTAGAGCGCGTCCTGTAAATCGGACTGTGAGCGGTCAATGCGCCGATCATCATCGCGAGCGATACTATCACGCAATTCCTGAATTAAAGCTTCAATTTTACGACGCTGACTACTAGCAAATTGCATCCCGAATTCTAGTGCCACTTCTTTAAGTTGCCGTTCCCCTTGCAGAGCTAGCCCCTCGGCGCGGTTGCGTTTATCTACTCTTTCTCGGCGCTGGCGGTCAGTTTGGGCAAATTGTTCAGATTCACGAATCATCCGGTTAACTTCTGCCTCGCTCAAGGTAGAAGATCCTTGGATTGTAATACTCTGTTCCCTACCTGTAGTTCTGTCTAAGGCAGTTACTTGTAAAATCCCATTAGCGTCAATATCAAAAGAAACCTGTATTTGAGGTACACCTCGCGGTGCAGGTGGAATACCAGTGAGCTTAAACCGCCCCAATGACTTATTATCTGCTGCCATTTCGCGCTCGCCTTGGAGGGCGTGAATTTCCACCAAAGTCTGATTATTTTGTGCAGTGGAAAAAACATCAGCGCGACGTGCTGGAATTTGTGTGTTGCGGGGTATAAGCTTTTTCATTACACCACCAATCGTTTCCAGCCCTAATGATAAAGGTGTGACATCCAGTAGTAGCACATCATTGACATCACCAGCTAATATTGCTGCTTGAATAGCAGCACCCACACCTACAACTTCATCAGGATTAACATTTTGATTCGGTTGTTGATCAATTAAGCTGCGAACCAACTGTTGTACTAAGGGGATGCGAGTAGAACCACCTACTAAAACTACCTCATCAATTTGAGCAGGTGTCATACGTGCATCTGATAATGCGCGCTTGACTGGAGTGCGTAACCTACTGATTAAATCGCCACAAAAATCTTCAAACTGCGCCCTAGTTAGCCGAGTTTCTAGATGTTTTGGGCCATCTTCTGTTGCGGTGATAAATGGTAAGTTAATATCAGTGACGGTAACACCAGAAAGCTCAATTTTAGCTTTTTCTGCTGCTTCTGTGAGCCTTTGTAAAGCTTGGCGATCGCGCCTCAAATCTACCCCTTCCGTTTCTAAAAACTGCTCTGCTAGCCAGTCAACAATTTTTTTATCAAAATCGTTACCACCTAGCTGAGTATCGCCACTGGTAGCTTTGACCTCAAATACTCCATCACCGACATCTAGGATAGAGACATCAAATGTGCCACCTCCGAGATCAAACACCAGGATGGTTTGATTATCCTGTTTGTCTAATCCATAAGCTAAAGATGCCGCCGTTGGCTCATTAAGAATTCGCATAACCTCTAGTCCTGCGATCCTACCAGCATCTCGCGTTGCTTGCCTCTGGGAGTCGTTAAAATACGCAGGAACTGTAATTACGGCCCCTGTGACTGGCTGCCCTAAGTAGCGACTAGCTTCGTCTGCCAGTTTTCGCAGTATCATTGCTGAGATTTCTTCTGGGGCAAATTCTTTCTTCAGCCTAGGGCATTTAATTTTTATATTGCCTTCTTCATCTTTACGGATAGTATAAGAGACTTGCTTTGACTGTGGGCTGAGTTCAGCATATTTGCGACCCATAAAGCGCTTCACGGCATAGAATGTGTTTTGCGGGTTGGAGATTCCTTGCCGCCGTGCCATCTGCCCAACTATGCGTTCTCCGTCTTTATTGAAACCAACCACGGAGGGAGTCGTCCGCATTCCTTCTGAATTAGCAATCACGACTGGCTTTCCGCCCTCCATGACGGCTACTACTGAGTTAGTGGTACCCAGATCTATGCCGACTACTTTTCCCATGCGTTGCGGTTCTCCTCGCGTGTTTTATGACTTAATGTTGAGAACATTTGCTGAATTATATTGTATCTTGCTGCTGGTAAATAATATATATACTTTGGCAGCCGTTAAGCTAACCTGGCTATTTCAATTGCTCGCTCTTCTATCTCCAGTCTTTCCTTGGTTTAACGGAGTTTAAGTATCCAACTTGAACGCACATTAGCTTAACATTTCCTACCTACCCAGAGGTGAAATTACTTTTTTGAGATTTGCTTCCATAATATGTTTTACTGCAAGATATACTGCAGCAAACAAAATAATAAATTACTTTGTTAGCTTAATTCAAATATTTATTTAATCAACTTTGTGGCTATTCCCTATTCGTTTGATTTAAAATAAACCGTCATCATCAAAATCATCTAGAGAAAACCAATCGGATCTATATCGCCTAGAATCAATTTCCTGCTCATAAATAGCATTAAGAGATGGAGGATAACAAATACAAAATCTGGTGCGATCGCATTGAACTAAATTCCTGTATCGCGTGTGCAGCATTTCTGCTTTATTCCGCAACCGCTTATAAACTGCCATATTCGGGCAAATAATCACCATTTCAGCAGAATTAGGTTCATAGCAAGTAATTCTCCATTCGCAGTGGCTAAATACAGCCCTTAAGGAACTATTGAGATTTTTAAAGAAAAATTGTCGCAGTTCTCTAACTTCGGATAAATTTCTGGCAAGTGCTAAATCTTCTTGGCTTAGGGGTCGAGGTGCATCTGGATTATCGTAGTTCATGATGATTTCCTTAAAGCTTGCGTCTAAATGTAACGAAATGCAAATATAATTAAATCCAGAACATCTGGTTTCCACTCTTTAGGGCAGTAGCAAAACAAATGCGAGTTGCGATCGCTGGGGCAGGTCTAGCTGGGCTTTCTTGTGCCAAATACTTAACTGATGCTGGTCATACCCCCATTATCTATGAACGTCGAGACGTTTTGGGGGGTAAGGTTGCTGCTTGGCAAGATGCCGACGGCGACTGGTACGAAACTGGTTTGCATATATTTTTTGGGGCTTACCCCAATATGTTGCAGTTATTTAAGGAATTAGGGATTGAAGATCGATTGCAGTGGAAAGAACACACGATGATCTTTAACCAACCGGAAGCACCTGGGACTTACTCTCGGTTCGATTTCCCTGATTTACCAGCACCAATCAATGGGATTCTGGCAATTCTGGGTAACAATGATATGCTCACTTGGCCAGAGAAAATTCGTTTTGGAATTGGTTTAATTCCAGCGATGATTCAAGGGCAAAAGTATGTTGAAGAAATGGATAAATACTCATGGTCGGAGTGGCTTAAAAAGCAAAACATCCCCCCAAGGGTAGAAAAAGAAGTGTTTATTGCTATGTCAAAGGCACTAAACTTCATCAATCCTGATGAGATTTCTGCAACTATTTTGCTCACAGCCCTAAATCGCTTCCTGCAAGAAAAAAATGGCTCTAAAATGGCATTTCTTGATGGTGCGCCGACGGAACGGTTGTGTCAACCGATGGTAGATTACATTACCGAACGTGGTGGGGAAGTAAAGTTGAATGCTCCTATTAAAGAGTTTTTGCTTAACCCAGATGGAACTGTGCGCGGGTTTTTACTACGGGGGACAAATGGTACAGCAGATGAAGTGATTACTGCGGATGCGTATGTCTCTGCGATGCCTGTTGACCCTTTGAAAGTAATGTTACCTGAACCGTGGAAGCAGATGGAGTATTTCCAAAAGCTAGAAGGCTTAGAGGGAGTACCTGTAATTAATGTGCATCTGTGGTTTGACCGCAAGCTAACGCAAATTGACCATTTGTTATTTTCGAGATCGCCTCTTTTAAGCGTCTATGCTGATATGAGCAATGCCTGCCGAGGCTATGCTAATCCTGATTGTTCAATGCTGGAATTGGTACTAGCACCAGCAAAAGATTGGATTAGTAAATCTGACCAAGAAATTGTAGACGTGACACTGGCAGAATTAGAAAAACTATTTCCTGACCATTTTGGCGGGGAACAGCCAGCTAATTTGCTGAAATCTCACGTAGTCAAAACTCCCCGTTCTGTTTACAAAGCTACACCTGGACGGCAACAATATCGTCCTGATCAAAAAAGCCCTATTGCTAACTTCTTTCTCACAGGCGATTACACAATGCAACGTTACTTAGCGAGTATGGAAGGTGCCGTACTTTCTGGTAAGCTGACAGCGCAGGCAATTGTAAGTAGCCAGGAATCAGGAGTGAGAATTGAGGAATTAGATATTAATACTCAGAACTCAGAAGTACAACTAGCTTAAGCGCCATAATGCCATTGGATATTTTGGATGATTAGGAAACTTGGCTTAGTACAAACACTCTTAAATCTGAGTAAGTATCTCTAAATTCCAAATTCATTGATCTAAAATTTCATATCGCCTGTCCCTAGCTCACCTTCATTTCAGCCTGCAACGAATGCTGCAACTGTATAAGTCCCCTTGCATGAGAATGCTGGCCTCTATTGAGGATGCCTACGAAATCTGTCGCCAAATTACGGCTCAGTACGCTAAGACGTTTTATCTCGGCACGCTGCTGATGCCAGAGGCGAAACGTCGCGCCATTTGGGCTATTTACGCTTGGTGTCGGCGAACTGATGAGCTAGTGGATGGTGCTGAAGCAACGAGTACTACTCCTGAGACACTTGATCGCTGGGAAGAACAACTAGAAGCTTTATTTGCTGGACAACCTATTGATGATTCAGATGTGGCTTTGGTAGATACCTTGACTCGGTTTCAATTGGATA
Above is a window of Oculatellaceae cyanobacterium DNA encoding:
- a CDS encoding J domain-containing protein; this translates as MQNFRNYYEILGVARDASSEEIKKVYRRLARQYHPDLNPGDKAAEEKFKDIGEAYEILSDTNKRSQYDQFSRFWNQRGFNRAKAARSESFKSWNSRSSNSRSFSEDVDFGQFKDFNSFVDQLLGRRREVKVGVAATERSRVSVNSSDQFRPGTTKTIYTVSPSTNPKNVEAQLTLPLEKAYLGGRERIRLEDGRSLEVDMPAGMISGQRVRLKGQGIAGGDLYLKITLAPHSFFKLEEFDVHCHLPVTPSEAVLGGQIEVPTLDGLVKMTVPPGVASGQRLRLSGKGFPTDNGRRGDQLVEIEIVVPKNISQQERELYEKLLKIQSVNPRLDLL
- the dnaK gene encoding molecular chaperone DnaK, which translates into the protein MGKVVGIDLGTTNSVVAVMEGGKPVVIANSEGMRTTPSVVGFNKDGERIVGQMARRQGISNPQNTFYAVKRFMGRKYAELSPQSKQVSYTIRKDEEGNIKIKCPRLKKEFAPEEISAMILRKLADEASRYLGQPVTGAVITVPAYFNDSQRQATRDAGRIAGLEVMRILNEPTAASLAYGLDKQDNQTILVFDLGGGTFDVSILDVGDGVFEVKATSGDTQLGGNDFDKKIVDWLAEQFLETEGVDLRRDRQALQRLTEAAEKAKIELSGVTVTDINLPFITATEDGPKHLETRLTRAQFEDFCGDLISRLRTPVKRALSDARMTPAQIDEVVLVGGSTRIPLVQQLVRSLIDQQPNQNVNPDEVVGVGAAIQAAILAGDVNDVLLLDVTPLSLGLETIGGVMKKLIPRNTQIPARRADVFSTAQNNQTLVEIHALQGEREMAADNKSLGRFKLTGIPPAPRGVPQIQVSFDIDANGILQVTALDRTTGREQSITIQGSSTLSEAEVNRMIRESEQFAQTDRQRRERVDKRNRAEGLALQGERQLKEVALEFGMQFASSQRRKIEALIQELRDSIARDDDRRIDRSQSDLQDALYELNREVRLLSSEDEDDFFGSIRRTFTGESDPVVRDYEQPYSGRIRSTSNDSEDYRAGSVGSGRSRQENRGYTTRSTRTTRMEDDWDDDDDDWL
- the pds gene encoding 15-cis-phytoene desaturase, giving the protein MRVAIAGAGLAGLSCAKYLTDAGHTPIIYERRDVLGGKVAAWQDADGDWYETGLHIFFGAYPNMLQLFKELGIEDRLQWKEHTMIFNQPEAPGTYSRFDFPDLPAPINGILAILGNNDMLTWPEKIRFGIGLIPAMIQGQKYVEEMDKYSWSEWLKKQNIPPRVEKEVFIAMSKALNFINPDEISATILLTALNRFLQEKNGSKMAFLDGAPTERLCQPMVDYITERGGEVKLNAPIKEFLLNPDGTVRGFLLRGTNGTADEVITADAYVSAMPVDPLKVMLPEPWKQMEYFQKLEGLEGVPVINVHLWFDRKLTQIDHLLFSRSPLLSVYADMSNACRGYANPDCSMLELVLAPAKDWISKSDQEIVDVTLAELEKLFPDHFGGEQPANLLKSHVVKTPRSVYKATPGRQQYRPDQKSPIANFFLTGDYTMQRYLASMEGAVLSGKLTAQAIVSSQESGVRIEELDINTQNSEVQLA